The stretch of DNA TTCGGAATTCGGAATTCGGAAGTTGAGTGATGGAAGAGAAACGAAAAGCTGAAGACCAGCCATTCCGGATTCCGCATTCCGAATTCCGAATTCTTACCTTCGCCACGCTCGGCTCAACCAACGACTATCTCAAACAACTGGTCGGCGCGCCTGAATTCACCTGCGTGATTGCCGATGAACAAACCGCCGGACGCGGTCGCCGCGCGCGCGCCTGGGTTTCGACGCCGGGCGAAGGTTTGTATCTATCTGTATTGTTGCGTCCGTCGGCGCCGGCAAACATTGCGTTGCTGAGTTTGCTGGCGGCGGTGGCAGTGGCCGAAACGCTGGCGCAATACAATGTCGCCGGGTTGGACATCAAATGGCCGAACGATGTCTTGATCGGCGAACGCAAGGTCTGCGGCATCTTGGTCGAAGGCGCGAGCAGTGGCGCACAGGCCTTGCGCGTCATCGCCGGCATCGGCGTCAATTTGAATCACCAACAGTTCCCGCCGGAAATCGGCGCGACGGCGACTTCGCTGGCGTTGCAACTCGGCCACGCGGTTGACGCCGCCGAGTTTCGTGAGCGC from Acidobacteriota bacterium encodes:
- a CDS encoding biotin--[acetyl-CoA-carboxylase] ligase, producing MEEKRKAEDQPFRIPHSEFRILTFATLGSTNDYLKQLVGAPEFTCVIADEQTAGRGRRARAWVSTPGEGLYLSVLLRPSAPANIALLSLLAAVAVAETLAQYNVAGLDIKWPNDVLIGERKVCGILVEGASSGAQALRVIAGIGVNLNHQQFPPEIGATATSLALQLGHAVDAAEFRERLLARLAHWYTRWQHDAGRSVLERWQQLSSYAQGQTVAVTLDDEQVFGTTAGLTKDGALRLQLADGTTRTLLVGEVAKLRKSRLCTKSP